Within the Channa argus isolate prfri chromosome 12, Channa argus male v1.0, whole genome shotgun sequence genome, the region TAGGAGTTAACTTTACAGCTGATCTAGTAGCGTGAGGGCAAATAATCCTCTGGTTAATTTatcacagatttttatttgacagattAAGAACATGCCCCCCCACTTATGCACTGAGCCCCCACATTTATATGTCACTATTGCATGAAATTAACTCTATGTCtagtttttctctctgtggctCCGTCTGTCTACATTTATgaaggtgtccctggctttgcactggtcctaccaacattttcttttctctgtccactTTCCACTGGATTGCCGTCCtgcctgagcctggttctgctggaggtttctttaataaaatagtttttcctCCACACTGTTGCttaggacttgctcaagggagATATATTAAGTTTTTTCTAtctatctgtatagtcttgactttatatATGCAAAGTGTTTTGAGAGAAGTCACGTTCTGAACCTGAAATATCCTGAAACCATTAAGAAAACCAGTGTCTTGTTCCCTGTGCTGTGACACCTACATAACAGGTAGCTGAAAAATAGTTCATTTGAATTCGATGCCAGCAACACAACACGTAGTTTCATAAAAGGGGACATtatgtaatttaatataattcTATATAAAGCAAgactgaagaaacaaaaaacaacttccGGTTCTGTTGCTCGGTGTCAGACGGTCACGAAATAACGTTGTTTCTCTGATGTTCTCTTTGTTCTGTGCGGTGCATTTAAAGACAGCAGGACAAATCAatctcactgtgtgtttaaaggTTGTAACTCGTCAGCTCTTAGCGCCCGGGGCTCACTCGTTCTCCCTTGTGGACTACATTTAGGACTGACATTCAAATGTGTGCACGACCCTAACGAAGAGTAGATCTCTTCGTTTGTCCATAAGAGACGCTCGAAAGAACCGGATCGTTCGTGAACGTCGCATAACATGATGGAAGAAGGTCTGAGTCACAACATGGCGGCTACAAAGAGCCACCAGAACGTCCTGGAGCAAAACGAAGACGGGATGAAGGAGGAGAACGAGGACTCGGATTTCGTGCCTCAGGACCACTACAACATCATAATAAAGGAGGAGAACCAGGACACGGATTTTATCGACCAAGACCACTACAACATCATAATAAAGGGGGAGGATTCCGACCCGAATTTCATCCAACAGGACCAGTATAAGAGCGACCCGGATGTCATCGACCAGGATCActataaaattgtaataaaagaGGAGCACCAGGACCTGTATTCCACTGACCAGAACCAGTACTGTAACGGATTACAGCTGGAGAATTCGGAACCGGGCTTTATCGATCAGAATCGGTACAAGAGCGAAAACGACGACAACCAGGAAACGGATTGTATCGACCAGAACCACTATAGGAGCGAAATAAAGGAAGAAAATTCGGACCCGGTTTTCACTGAGCAGGACCAGTACTATAACGGAATACAGCAGGAGAACCTGCACCCGGATAACATCGACCAGTCAGTGAGCGGAGGACAGGAGCAGGACCAGGACCGTGACCATCGGAGCAGCGACCCCGCTGTTACCAGCGATCCCCAGGTGAGTGTTGATGAGTTAATCGGTAAAAAAAAGGCTTAAGAACCGGACTAAAGACTAATTTCTAATATAGAATCTTCAGCTCGATGCTAACCCATAGTGGTGTTTAGTATTCACCAGTCCCATGTTAGTAGAAGTTAGCATTGGTGGTGGCTGTGGCCCATTGTTGATAATACTGAGGTCTTTTAACCCAGTGGCAAGATAATAATGACACTGTTCACAGTTTCCTGGTTTTCATAAAATCACATCTGGTCAAACACAACacttctaagctgataaaacacacgTCCTGATCTCTGTGTCTTTAATAAAGTCACcaattcaaacacacaaagtgattGTGGAAAGTGTGAATTTGTGACCCTGTGACGTCACTAAACGGGGATGATTTAGGAACTAGTTTAACAAACTCTGAGGTTAAATCTGAACGACCAATCTGTCTAACAGCTACACTCTGCGAGACCTCAGAGTCACTTCAGTCAGCTGCATAAAATGGtggggttgtggcaggaagggcatccagcataaaaactaatCCCAAATCAACGCGTGGAACccgttctgctgtggtgaccctgatgGGACAAGCAGAAAGTTGAGCAGAAGATCAGCAATTGTGAAATCAATCTGACCCACAAAACTGTAAAGGTCATGGCACAGATGCAGCTGTGGATGCATTTTTCATGAAAATGCATTGAGCTTAAAGGAAAGTGTTTATTATATACTATTAGGCTCTGTAAACTTAAATTGAAATGCTGTTAGACAGATAACCTACAAGCTACAAGCTTCAAACTTTTTTGTATAAAATTTGATTACAGTCGGCTGACGTATGGTAAATATTTCAGTGCAGAATTACTGacaatttatgtttatttacatgcCAGCATTTCACTTGAATACCCTACTGAAAATTAGAGCctgtatttgtaaaaacaaaaatatttgggATGTTCAGCATCAGTGATTTGTGGTTCTCCAATAGTGACTGCTTTCTATATTGTTCATTCTTTTTAAGTTGCATCcactgacttttattttatttagggtGTATTTCTTAGGGTCAGTGGATGCAACTTAAAAAGAATGTTTCTCTTGTTGATTAAGCTGCTCTATGATCATTGTGGAAGATGCTGCTATTGAACTGTGACATACAGAGGTGTTTCTGCACTTGGCATGTAGCCTGATTATGACACATGAAACAATAgataacaacagaaaaaaatctgcatttgtaaGTGAACTTATTGtatgagaaaatgaaatgtgcCATTAGACCCTGACAGAGGGAAACTCTGCGACTGGGTAGGCTAGATTTACAGAGTTGGTTACCGTGGTAACTGATTCAGAGTTGAACTGATCACTTTTTCTCAAACTGAAAACCCAGAGTTGCCCTAAGTGCAGGGTGAACAAACTTTTAGTTTTCCCTTAAGCTGCTCCTTAAAATGCTGCCCTGGACTCCAGTCAATATAACAAGAATGGAGCTGTGGTTTAGAACAACTTTTGATTTATACAGTACAACTTTGAGCTTAAAGGGTGCATCATGATTTAAGGCaactttgctgcctctggacttGGACCACTTGCTATTGTGGTGGGAAAATGAATTCTTAAGTTTATCAAGGTGTCCTACAGGATAATTTCAGAATGTCTGTCTGAGAAGCTGGATAAATGCAGCAGGAAGAAGATCGAAAACACTGTAATACATCTACTACAGAATGCTTTAGAGaaacaaaatccaccttttggagtGGACCAGTCAGAGGCCAGATCTCAACCTAATAGAGTGGAATGACCTCTAGAGCGCTGTTCAATGAAGAATTGTCCAAAAGTCCTCCTGAATGCTGTGCAGGTCTAATCGACAGCTACAGGAAGCTCATgcttgagtattttgctgccaaaggtggctcaaccagttattaaaacactgttgccattgATTTTTCCACCATCACCGTGCGTTTGTAATGCATTTGTTCaatgaagacatgaaagattgtgactgtgttttatcagattACAAATAAggtgttgatttgttttatgtttgtgacTCTGGTGAatagagaggagggagagagagagagaatgagacagatACTTAATTATTGATCTCGAGGGAAACTTAAGATTAAATCAATTTTCATGAcaaatttaataatataataatattttattattattaatgttgctgttgttaataatcataacaaaacaaaatccatttcATACGTTTTGACACTGTATAAAATGTAGATATAATGCAAATAAAGATAAAAGGaatgtgatttgcaaatcatttgaaactgGTTGTAAACGTTAATGTGAGgattaacacattaacacattattttcaaagccacaaatttttattaaatttaataaaattttattattatttaataaataaattaaacaatattaGCGCACGGAAAGAGTGCACTAAGTTAAAGTAGATGTAAAGGCATAGTTGTACTGCTCATTGTGCAGATTCTCCactgtctgctctctgtctcaGAGCGTGGGTGCAGCTCCTacacccatacacacaaacaaaacggAGCTGCAATCTGCATCTAGTAACACAGATCGCACCTGAGGTGAGACGCTGAGGTAGACAACTGTTAATAAGCATACACGCAAAATTGCCTTAATTAAGAACTGTACTACCTCACCTAccagaatttcattgtgcagggaaacatgctttctgtctgtgcatatgacaataaacactttgaaccTTGAATCTTGAAAATGGTAATGTTATGACAGCATATATTTGTTAACTTTAGAGTTTGTCTAACCTCTAATTGCTATGAAAACAACCATGCACAAACCATTTACCCTGGTTTGTAACAGAACTAAATCTAACCTAAACATTAGGTTAGTTCTGCTGGAGTCTCTGTAATAGTCTCCATACTAAACCTGCCCCCCTCCATTTACCACCACCTGCtcggcagagagagagaagaaaaaggcaTCAGTTAGTGATGTCTAATTTCTACAGTAATTTTAAACTTCACCAAGTGATTGACCAGgatcattattttgttttgttatttttatgttatgcaGATGAAATGATAATATTAGCTATAGATATTCATTCTTTGGCTTTGCAGATTGTAAAAATCACTTAGATCAAATTTTAAATCACCCAGTTGTCAGTATCATTAGTACACTTTGGCCACTCTTATGTGCATAAGAATTTTTAAGTGCATACGATTAAAATCTGATCAAATAAAGAATGTGATTAAATTGCAATAACTACAGTtacaattgcattaaaatttatTGTTTGACAGCCCTATTTGAAACCTATGTTTGATTATAAGCGGTACAAAGAGAACAAACATCAATGtgggcactttttttttctttttttaactgctcattttaaatttgatgccagcaacatgtCTCAAGGGTGGGTTGGGACAAACAAAAGACATCACAGACAAGCTAAGAGTTTTATAAGTAAGGATGGggctaggtgtgtgtgtgtgtgggcaagtAGTTAGAAGAATTTGGGGTTTTGATTCATTAATTCATTGTCTGCACTTGATAATGTCCTAAcgagcacacatgcacaagccTCATTCATTTACAGTGACCGGCAGCCGATAACTTCAGTGATTTTCTAAGTAGAAGTTATTGTTTACAAACACCATTCACGTGACcaaaattgaattttatttctaGTAACTTCTGGTTCTCACTCTGCAGCCTTGATTAGCTTGTTCATCCCCTATAACAGTGCCATATACCTTagatgttgttttaaaacaattaaaaacacagcagctaaGCTTTTGACAAGCATGTGGTCAACTCCACATCTAAGATCAAGGGTGGAGTTATGCAGTTAGCGCAACTTTGAAAAATActtatgttaatatttaatacttATGTGACTAGATTAAGTTGCATATTATGGCTGTATGTCTGAAAAGGTCCTCAAAGTTACAGCACACATCTATGGTTTTCCACATTTATGCCACCACAGAATTAAACGGTCTCTATCTTTCTGTCACTTTAGGAACAGAGCAGAACAAGACCCAAACGTCACCGCTGTGAACAGTGTGACAAAGCCTTCACTTCACCATCAAAGCTGAAGACTCATCTGAGAATTCACACCGGAGAGAAACCTTACAGCTGTGACCAATGTGGGGCAGCTTTCACTACATCATACTATCTTAAAGTCCATAAACGTGTACATACGGGAGAGAAACCATACAGCTGTGATCAATGTGGGAAAATATTCTCCTCTTTAAGTCACATAA harbors:
- the LOC137136972 gene encoding zinc finger protein ZFP2-like produces the protein MMEEGLSHNMAATKSHQNVLEQNEDGMKEENEDSDFVPQDHYNIIIKEENQDTDFIDQDHYNIIIKGEDSDPNFIQQDQYKSDPDVIDQDHYKIVIKEEHQDLYSTDQNQYCNGLQLENSEPGFIDQNRYKSENDDNQETDCIDQNHYRSEIKEENSDPVFTEQDQYYNGIQQENLHPDNIDQSVSGGQEQDQDRDHRSSDPAVTSDPQEQSRTRPKRHRCEQCDKAFTSPSKLKTHLRIHTGEKPYSCDQCGAAFTTSYYLKVHKRVHTGEKPYSCDQCGKIFSSLSHIKVHQRIHTGTRPYSCDQCGKAFTTLSSLKIHKRVHTGEKPYSCDQCGSAFTSSGYLKIHQRAHTGEKPYSCDQCGKVFIRLYYLKIHQRVHTGEKPYSCDQCNKAFAMPDKLKIHRCVHTGEKPYCCDQCGRAFSRHSSLLLHKHVHTGEKPYLCDQCGKTFIEQSSLRKHQRVHSGEKPFWCNECGKIYSLHSSLKRHQCVHTGVKKCNSINEQMYSERS